One Candidatus Moraniibacteriota bacterium DNA window includes the following coding sequences:
- a CDS encoding lamin tail domain-containing protein: MKNKNTKVNLFLFSILLTAGFFGFSQPILAKNFNQLIISEVLIGTNSANEEFIELFNPTDDDINLQTLPLKLHIVNSAGTDTNKTLSFKNSIIEAGNYYLISSVDYYEKYKQETTIGTVYSASLVSNGAVYISTSATKNVDVIDLICWGNSQKCSYNLSNPIKNYSIERMENSYNWQESYDPGGTPGKKASKPKVYTEKISINEIYPHPNDPLTQDEFVELYNSSDKLEKLTNWRIEDRAGKKCDLSGKEISGNGFLLIGKGNTNCELALNDTSGEILKLYNPQDKIPVSSVEYKGSAKEGVSYNFDGASWRWSRFLTPGEENKFNQLPDSKSKNDKKIYVGVYAEFSAKAKDKDKDKLKYTWDFGDGHKSYKKETKHKYEKAGKYKVTLKIFDGSEEKIETFKIKVKKFPRDKVKIKSICPNPVGNDSKNEWVSVKNYSDDEINLKSWSIATGSKKLYNHWIKDDFSISPGEERIITRKYVSFALNNEKGKVELRYPDGKKAYQVKYDKDGKKAEENEVYKKMESGWQWIKSPKNIKTEEQENVETETQENEVIEEEDFEEFMDGQSEDLSGEEKQNELFNYGTNIKLASYVQGNQGRVLGAKTVRSEENIYTFTSPILEEEHYAVKFFKNLGTEINFFINKAILLISSW, from the coding sequence GTGAAAAACAAAAATACAAAAGTAAATTTATTTTTGTTTTCAATCCTGCTTACAGCGGGATTTTTTGGTTTTTCCCAACCTATTCTGGCGAAAAATTTTAATCAATTAATTATCTCTGAAGTTTTAATCGGCACCAATTCAGCCAACGAGGAATTTATTGAACTGTTCAATCCAACCGATGACGATATTAATCTGCAGACCCTACCCTTAAAACTGCATATTGTTAATTCCGCTGGAACCGATACTAATAAAACGCTTTCTTTCAAAAATTCTATTATTGAAGCGGGGAACTATTATCTGATCTCCTCCGTTGATTATTATGAAAAATATAAACAAGAAACGACGATCGGTACGGTTTATTCCGCTTCACTTGTTTCAAACGGAGCGGTATATATCAGTACCTCGGCGACTAAAAACGTTGATGTTATTGATTTAATTTGTTGGGGAAATTCCCAAAAATGTTCATATAATCTCTCAAATCCAATAAAAAATTACAGTATTGAAAGAATGGAAAATAGTTATAACTGGCAGGAAAGCTATGATCCTGGAGGAACACCGGGAAAGAAAGCTTCAAAACCAAAAGTATACACGGAAAAAATCAGTATAAATGAGATATATCCTCATCCGAATGATCCTCTGACGCAAGACGAATTTGTTGAACTGTATAATTCCAGTGATAAGCTTGAAAAATTAACTAATTGGCGGATTGAAGACCGAGCCGGCAAGAAATGCGATCTTTCCGGAAAAGAAATTTCAGGCAATGGTTTTTTACTAATCGGAAAAGGCAATACAAATTGTGAGCTTGCTCTTAATGATACTAGTGGAGAGATCTTAAAACTTTATAATCCACAGGACAAAATCCCAGTTTCCTCAGTTGAATATAAGGGAAGTGCCAAAGAAGGTGTTTCTTACAATTTCGACGGCGCGTCTTGGCGCTGGAGCCGGTTTTTGACTCCCGGGGAAGAAAATAAATTTAATCAATTGCCTGATTCCAAGTCCAAGAATGACAAAAAAATTTATGTCGGGGTCTATGCCGAATTTTCCGCCAAAGCCAAGGACAAGGATAAAGATAAGTTAAAATACACCTGGGATTTTGGGGATGGCCACAAGAGTTACAAAAAGGAAACGAAGCACAAATACGAAAAGGCCGGGAAATACAAAGTGACTCTCAAGATATTTGATGGTAGTGAAGAAAAAATTGAAACTTTTAAGATTAAAGTCAAAAAATTTCCCCGCGATAAAGTAAAGATAAAATCAATCTGCCCAAATCCCGTCGGCAATGATAGCAAGAATGAATGGGTATCAGTTAAAAACTATTCGGATGACGAAATCAATCTCAAAAGCTGGAGCATCGCCACCGGGTCCAAAAAACTTTACAATCATTGGATCAAGGACGATTTTAGTATTAGTCCGGGAGAAGAAAGAATAATCACCAGAAAATACGTGAGCTTTGCTCTTAATAATGAAAAAGGAAAAGTAGAATTGCGCTATCCGGATGGCAAAAAAGCTTATCAAGTTAAATATGACAAGGACGGGAAAAAAGCGGAGGAAAACGAGGTTTACAAAAAGATGGAAAGCGGATGGCAGTGGATCAAATCACCAAAAAACATAAAAACAGAAGAACAAGAAAACGTAGAAACAGAAACACAGGAAAATGAAGTCATTGAAGAAGAAGATTTTGAAGAATTTATGGACGGGCAGTCGGAGGATTTATCCGGCGAGGAAAAACAAAACGAGCTATTCAATTATGGGACGAATATTAAACTGGCCAGCTATGTTCAGGGTAACCAAGGCAGAGTTTTGGGTGCCAAAACGGTCAGAAGCGAGGAAAATATTTACACCTTCACTTCTCCGATTTTGGAAGAAGAACACTACGCAGTAAAATTTTTCAAAAACTTAGGAACAGAGATAAACTTCTTTATTAATAAAGCAATTCTATTAATTTCCAGTTGGTGA
- a CDS encoding PH domain-containing protein, whose amino-acid sequence MKRLHAFHFKEIGEQERIIKVIHRHWFDILQQFFIVIFLVAALASGFFVLPALFSVFQQNNFYALMLFLETIFVLFIWIYAFFVWIDYYFDVWIITSERVVNIEQKGLFMRQVSELKFAKIQDVTAEVEGFFPTILNYGDVHIQTAGEEERFIFRQIPDPYGIKSIVMDLQKQQEAKRVNELGEIMEKIKQ is encoded by the coding sequence ATGAAAAGATTGCACGCGTTTCATTTTAAAGAGATAGGCGAGCAGGAGAGGATAATTAAAGTTATCCATCGCCACTGGTTTGACATTCTTCAGCAGTTTTTTATTGTTATTTTTCTGGTCGCGGCTCTGGCGTCAGGATTTTTTGTCTTGCCGGCGCTGTTTTCTGTTTTTCAGCAGAATAACTTTTATGCTCTAATGCTTTTTTTAGAGACCATTTTTGTCCTCTTTATCTGGATCTATGCGTTTTTTGTCTGGATTGATTACTATTTTGACGTCTGGATCATTACCTCTGAGCGGGTAGTGAATATTGAGCAAAAAGGGCTTTTTATGCGTCAGGTAAGCGAACTAAAATTCGCCAAAATTCAGGATGTAACAGCCGAGGTGGAAGGATTTTTTCCAACTATTCTTAACTATGGAGACGTTCATATTCAGACAGCTGGAGAAGAGGAGCGATTTATTTTCCGCCAGATTCCCGATCCTTACGGCATAAAAAGCATCGTTATGGACTTGCAGAAACAGCAGGAAGCAAAGAGGGTGAATGAACTGGGAGAAATAATGGAAAAAATAAAACAATAG
- the ruvB gene encoding Holliday junction branch migration DNA helicase RuvB — protein sequence MITNSSEKIEDVKLDTTLRPNSFFEYVGQEKVKKNLRIVIEAAKKRGEPIEHVLLYGPAGLGKTTLAYIIAKEMGASIKITSGPAIERVGDLGSILTNLQDGDIFFIDEIHRLNKLIEEVLYPAMEDHKLDIIIGKGPSARTLQLELPHFTLIGATTRLGAISNPLRNRFGIIHRLDFYGEEEIQKIINRSSKILDVNVENDAAREMAVRSRQTPRVANRILKRVRDFAQISNHDVITAEVTCQALKMLDIDDVGLELIDRHILETIILKFNGGPVGVQTIAAATSEEIQTIEDVFEPYLIQIGFLARTPRGRVVTENAFRHLGHKLPSNHQQKLM from the coding sequence ATGATCACCAATTCCAGTGAGAAAATTGAGGATGTTAAACTGGACACTACGCTTCGGCCCAATAGCTTTTTTGAATACGTCGGGCAGGAAAAAGTAAAGAAAAATTTGCGAATTGTCATTGAAGCAGCCAAAAAACGCGGCGAGCCAATCGAACACGTTCTCCTTTACGGCCCGGCAGGACTAGGGAAAACAACCCTGGCCTACATTATTGCCAAGGAAATGGGAGCGAGCATCAAGATCACTTCCGGTCCGGCGATTGAGCGGGTAGGAGATCTGGGATCAATTCTTACCAATCTTCAGGATGGAGATATTTTTTTTATTGATGAAATACACCGGCTTAATAAATTAATTGAAGAAGTGCTTTACCCAGCAATGGAGGATCACAAGCTTGATATAATCATCGGCAAGGGCCCATCAGCGCGCACACTTCAGCTGGAACTTCCCCATTTTACTTTGATTGGCGCCACTACCCGATTAGGCGCTATTTCCAATCCATTGCGCAACCGGTTCGGCATCATCCACCGTCTAGACTTTTATGGTGAGGAGGAAATTCAAAAAATAATTAATCGCTCCAGCAAGATATTGGACGTGAATGTGGAAAATGACGCAGCCAGGGAAATGGCGGTCCGCAGCCGGCAGACCCCCCGGGTGGCTAACAGGATTCTAAAGCGCGTGCGCGACTTTGCTCAAATTAGCAACCACGATGTGATAACAGCCGAAGTTACCTGCCAGGCGTTAAAAATGTTGGACATTGATGATGTGGGCTTGGAACTGATTGACCGGCATATTCTGGAAACAATAATTCTAAAATTCAACGGAGGCCCGGTGGGAGTGCAGACCATCGCGGCGGCGACATCCGAGGAAATTCAAACAATTGAAGATGTATTTGAGCCGTATCTCATTCAGATTGGCTTTTTAGCCAGGACTCCCCGCGGGCGCGTTGTCACCGAAAACGCTTTTCGGCATTTGGGGCATAAGTTGCCCAGTAATCATCAGCAAAAACTGATGTAA
- a CDS encoding GIY-YIG nuclease family protein: MKQYCVYILTNKINTVIYTGVTGNLSKRIYEHKNKLVDGFTKRYNLKKLVYFEQTEDVRSALTREKQLKNWKREWKIDLINKSNPKWKDLSETLLG, encoded by the coding sequence ATGAAACAATATTGTGTTTACATTTTGACCAATAAAATTAATACAGTAATTTATACCGGAGTTACTGGTAATTTATCTAAAAGAATTTATGAGCATAAAAATAAACTGGTTGATGGTTTTACTAAAAGATACAATTTGAAAAAATTAGTATATTTTGAGCAGACTGAAGATGTCAGAAGCGCCTTAACCAGAGAAAAACAGCTTAAAAATTGGAAACGTGAATGGAAAATTGATTTAATCAATAAAAGTAATCCCAAATGGAAAGATTTAAGTGAAACATTGCTTGGATAA
- a CDS encoding GspE/PulE family protein — protein sequence MVKVFRKTLPADKEKDIRASQVLRRMRKESEEEQAAALAKKHNLFYVDLNLFPLSGDELRSLPEEEARRFQVAVFQKAGKNIRLALTNPGSRETLDYVKKLQQENGWNIRLYVVSLSSLSKALNKYKETPLLENLDALRLSLSGKDLEEFEREFKDLLELKKRIREIPTTQIITTIMAGAVKMKASDIHFEPQEEEVRLRYRLDGVLQDVGYLPLDIYRFIISRVKMMGGMKLNIRDIAQDGHFNVNLENGLINIRVSIIPGNRGESIVMRLLNQADVLLRVEELGLRGLAYEQVQKQTEKPHGMILNTGPTGSGKTTTLYAVLNRINVPGVKIITIEDPVEYEIKGISQTQVSKSRGYTFEKGLRAIVRQDPDVILVGEIRDEETADIALNAALTGHLVLSTIHTNSAAGAVPRLIELGVKPNLIAPAVSALIAQRLVRKICPHCREVYQPAKETANSIKKILAIISPKSKMEIPKDILQLYRPKGCPRCHNLGYRGRIGVFEVLTMSESIEKLILNMASEGEITQAALEEGMITMAQDGIMKAIEGITSLEEVWRVTGQTEFLEEIYEKLMEQSLSRAIEIPQEDLEKVSKNTSSFEKFAEFLKGANQKDALRYVIAAALLLSAGDIHIEPEEKEVLVRLRIDGILQTIGRIPLNEYPTFLGEIKILSGLKAELRQGVKDSRFSIAIDRPFKNITEIKVDVRVSIILGGYGETVVMRLLNRGAVALDVDKLGIRKQNLDKILHEIKKPNGFFLNTGPTGSGKTTTLYSLLRVLNKPEVKVITVEDPIEYQLTGILQTQVSDKEGYTFPTALRSLLRQNPDIMMIGEIRDEETAGIAVQSALTGHLVLSTLHTNDAPGAIPRLLNMGVRTDDLATAANGFMAQRLVRKLCECREKIKPTAEEKEKIKNIIKSISPKAGVKIPPGSYIYKPKGCAKCNGIGYKGRTTVSEVLVIDKAVQEMIYANELSTHIRDKAIENGMLTMQQDGILKVLEGETTLEEVERVTEE from the coding sequence ATGGTTAAAGTTTTCCGCAAAACACTGCCGGCTGATAAAGAAAAAGATATCAGGGCGTCTCAAGTCCTGCGGCGAATGCGTAAGGAATCGGAAGAAGAACAAGCCGCGGCGCTGGCCAAAAAACACAATCTTTTTTACGTTGATCTCAATCTCTTTCCTTTGAGCGGCGATGAGCTTCGCTCTCTTCCCGAAGAGGAGGCGCGCCGTTTTCAAGTGGCCGTCTTTCAGAAAGCTGGGAAAAACATCCGGCTGGCGCTGACCAATCCCGGAAGCCGTGAAACACTGGATTACGTCAAAAAACTTCAGCAAGAAAATGGTTGGAACATCCGCCTTTATGTCGTTTCGCTTTCTTCGCTTAGCAAAGCCCTGAATAAGTATAAAGAGACACCGCTTTTGGAAAATCTGGACGCTCTCCGCCTGTCTCTTAGCGGAAAAGACCTTGAAGAATTTGAAAGGGAATTCAAGGATCTGCTGGAACTCAAAAAAAGGATCCGGGAAATTCCCACCACCCAGATTATCACTACCATTATGGCCGGGGCGGTGAAGATGAAAGCCAGCGACATTCATTTTGAGCCGCAGGAAGAAGAAGTGCGTCTGCGCTATCGCCTGGACGGAGTTCTGCAGGATGTCGGATATCTGCCTCTGGATATTTACCGCTTCATCATATCGCGGGTGAAAATGATGGGAGGAATGAAACTCAACATCCGTGATATTGCCCAGGACGGGCACTTCAATGTCAATCTGGAAAACGGGCTAATCAATATCCGCGTCAGCATCATTCCCGGAAACCGCGGAGAGAGCATCGTGATGCGTCTTCTCAATCAAGCCGATGTCCTCTTGAGAGTTGAGGAACTGGGATTGCGGGGACTAGCTTATGAGCAAGTGCAAAAACAGACAGAAAAGCCCCATGGGATGATTCTCAACACCGGCCCCACCGGATCCGGGAAAACCACAACGCTTTACGCCGTTCTTAACCGGATCAATGTACCGGGAGTGAAAATAATAACTATTGAAGACCCGGTGGAATATGAAATAAAAGGAATCTCCCAGACGCAGGTGTCCAAGAGCCGGGGGTACACTTTCGAAAAGGGATTGCGGGCGATAGTGCGACAGGATCCGGACGTGATTCTGGTTGGCGAGATCCGCGACGAAGAAACGGCCGACATTGCCCTTAACGCCGCACTAACTGGGCATCTGGTGCTTTCCACGATTCACACCAACAGCGCGGCTGGCGCTGTTCCGCGCCTGATAGAATTGGGAGTCAAACCCAACCTTATTGCTCCAGCGGTGAGCGCTCTTATCGCCCAGCGCCTGGTGCGAAAAATTTGTCCTCACTGCCGGGAGGTCTATCAGCCCGCCAAGGAAACAGCCAACTCAATCAAAAAGATTCTGGCGATAATCTCCCCGAAGTCAAAAATGGAAATCCCCAAAGATATCCTTCAATTATATCGGCCAAAAGGTTGCCCCCGTTGCCATAATCTGGGATATCGGGGGAGAATCGGAGTTTTCGAGGTTCTCACCATGAGCGAATCAATCGAAAAACTTATTTTAAACATGGCCAGCGAAGGAGAAATAACTCAAGCCGCTTTGGAAGAAGGCATGATAACTATGGCGCAAGATGGGATCATGAAAGCCATTGAGGGAATCACTTCACTGGAAGAGGTATGGCGGGTGACGGGGCAAACCGAATTCCTTGAAGAGATTTATGAAAAATTAATGGAGCAGTCGCTTTCCCGGGCGATCGAAATACCTCAAGAAGATTTGGAAAAGGTTTCTAAAAATACATCCTCCTTCGAAAAATTCGCCGAGTTTTTGAAAGGCGCTAATCAAAAAGACGCTCTGCGCTACGTTATCGCGGCGGCGCTTTTGCTTTCCGCCGGCGATATTCATATCGAGCCGGAAGAGAAAGAGGTCTTGGTGCGCCTTCGCATTGACGGGATTTTGCAAACCATCGGGCGGATTCCCCTCAATGAATACCCGACATTTTTAGGAGAGATAAAAATACTTTCCGGGCTTAAAGCTGAACTTCGCCAAGGAGTAAAAGACAGCCGTTTTTCCATAGCCATAGACCGGCCGTTTAAAAATATAACTGAAATAAAAGTGGACGTGCGCGTTTCCATAATTTTAGGCGGCTACGGAGAAACAGTCGTGATGCGCCTTCTCAATCGGGGAGCGGTGGCGCTGGATGTTGATAAACTGGGGATCAGAAAACAAAATCTGGATAAAATCCTTCATGAAATCAAAAAGCCCAATGGATTTTTTCTCAATACCGGTCCCACCGGATCCGGAAAAACAACGACGCTTTACAGTTTGCTGCGGGTGCTCAATAAACCCGAAGTTAAAGTAATCACCGTGGAGGATCCGATTGAATACCAGCTGACGGGGATTTTACAAACACAGGTTAGTGACAAAGAAGGATACACTTTTCCCACGGCCCTGCGCTCGCTTCTTCGCCAAAACCCCGACATTATGATGATTGGTGAAATCCGCGATGAGGAAACAGCCGGCATCGCTGTTCAATCGGCGCTCACTGGACATTTGGTTTTATCAACTTTGCATACCAATGACGCGCCCGGCGCTATTCCCCGCCTTCTCAATATGGGAGTGAGAACCGATGATTTAGCCACCGCCGCCAATGGATTTATGGCGCAGCGGCTGGTGCGAAAACTTTGTGAGTGCCGGGAAAAAATTAAGCCCACCGCGGAAGAAAAAGAAAAGATAAAAAATATTATTAAGTCAATTTCACCCAAAGCGGGAGTAAAAATTCCCCCCGGAAGTTACATTTACAAGCCCAAAGGGTGCGCCAAATGCAACGGCATCGGCTACAAAGGCCGTACCACTGTGAGTGAGGTCTTAGTAATTGACAAAGCCGTCCAGGAAATGATTTATGCTAACGAACTTTCCACCCACATCCGCGACAAAGCCATTGAAAACGGAATGCTCACTATGCAGCAGGACGGGATCCTTAAGGTTTTGGAAGGCGAGACGACATTGGAGGAAGTGGAGAGAGTAACGGAAGAATAA
- a CDS encoding DHH family phosphoesterase, with protein MALEPIQQLKNLLGQAKQVLIFLPQNPTGDAIGSGWAFYFFLKRKGIEATLAFSDDTGSVQKFHFLPQPKEITHRISGARDFMLSFNTRLNKITNVRTATEGEEFKIYITPERGAIDPQDFSFIPAKFKYDLVVVLDCPDKESVGKLYEENSDIFYEVPIVNIDHHSTNDNFGQINFVDMTASSTAEILAGLIESLDPFSLDETIVNCLLAGIISATNSFQKRNTTPKALTIAAKLMEKGADQKRIVRYLYKTQPLHILKLWGRVMARLKWDENLGLVWAPVYLEDFVQSRSNPKDLPLILEKIKDNYSTGRIFLVFYNETTDTLAGIAKCAKAEDLGKISSLFGGSVFQDSVTFRLRGKDMIEAEQEIVNKLSKITEQSSPTPF; from the coding sequence ATGGCCCTAGAGCCAATTCAGCAATTGAAAAATCTTTTAGGTCAGGCCAAACAGGTCTTGATATTTCTTCCTCAAAACCCGACTGGAGACGCTATCGGCTCCGGCTGGGCTTTTTATTTTTTTCTCAAAAGAAAAGGAATTGAAGCAACTCTCGCTTTTTCCGATGATACGGGAAGCGTTCAAAAATTCCATTTTCTTCCCCAGCCCAAAGAAATTACCCATCGTATTTCCGGCGCGCGGGATTTCATGCTGTCTTTTAACACCCGTTTGAACAAAATAACAAATGTGCGGACTGCCACTGAAGGGGAAGAATTCAAAATCTATATTACTCCCGAACGCGGCGCGATTGATCCCCAGGATTTTTCTTTTATTCCGGCAAAGTTCAAATATGATCTCGTGGTGGTGCTTGACTGCCCTGACAAGGAATCAGTCGGAAAATTATACGAAGAAAACTCAGACATATTTTACGAAGTTCCAATTGTAAACATTGATCATCATAGCACTAATGATAATTTCGGGCAGATTAATTTTGTAGATATGACCGCTTCATCAACTGCCGAAATTCTCGCAGGACTGATTGAGTCACTGGATCCTTTCTCCCTGGATGAGACGATAGTCAATTGCCTTTTGGCCGGAATCATCAGTGCCACTAATAGTTTTCAAAAAAGAAATACCACTCCCAAGGCCTTAACCATTGCGGCTAAACTGATGGAAAAAGGAGCCGATCAGAAGAGAATCGTAAGATACTTGTATAAGACCCAGCCGCTTCATATTTTGAAGCTCTGGGGACGGGTAATGGCCCGGCTTAAGTGGGATGAAAATCTGGGGCTGGTCTGGGCTCCGGTGTATCTAGAGGACTTTGTTCAGAGCCGAAGCAATCCTAAGGACCTTCCTTTAATTTTAGAGAAAATTAAAGATAATTATTCAACGGGAAGAATATTTCTAGTATTTTACAATGAAACAACTGACACTTTAGCCGGAATAGCCAAATGCGCCAAAGCGGAGGACCTGGGTAAAATTTCTTCTCTTTTTGGCGGGAGTGTCTTTCAGGACTCTGTTACTTTTCGCCTGCGCGGAAAAGACATGATCGAAGCCGAGCAGGAAATCGTGAATAAACTTTCAAAAATAACAGAGCAAAGCTCCCCGACTCCGTTTTAA
- a CDS encoding tRNA (adenosine(37)-N6)-threonylcarbamoyltransferase complex ATPase subunit type 1 TsaE has protein sequence MKSYITNSSAETKKLGELLARELYGGEIICLSGELGSGKTTFAQGLLKGLKIKGPHTSPTFVIIKQYHVARNTKHITNKKSELLRDMCYVLCDIYHIDAYRVTAKDILNLGWGEIIKDKSNIIIVEWADRIRKIIPKGATRIKFEWVSENKRKITLMSS, from the coding sequence ATGAAATCTTATATCACCAACAGCTCCGCGGAAACCAAAAAACTGGGCGAATTACTCGCCCGCGAGCTTTACGGCGGGGAAATAATTTGTCTTTCCGGTGAACTGGGTTCCGGCAAGACCACATTTGCGCAAGGGCTTCTCAAGGGACTAAAAATAAAAGGACCGCACACGAGCCCTACGTTTGTGATAATAAAACAATATCACGTAGCACGTAACACTAAACACATAACAAATAAGAAATCAGAGTTGTTACGTGATATGTGCTATGTGTTATGTGACATCTACCATATCGACGCCTATCGTGTTACTGCTAAAGATATCTTAAATCTTGGTTGGGGGGAAATTATAAAAGATAAAAGTAATATAATAATCGTAGAATGGGCCGACCGGATAAGAAAAATAATTCCCAAAGGGGCCACTCGGATTAAGTTTGAGTGGGTAAGTGAAAATAAAAGAAAAATTACCCTCATGTCATCCTGA